A window of the Acidovorax sp. YS12 genome harbors these coding sequences:
- a CDS encoding P-II family nitrogen regulator: MKMVTAIIKPFKLDEVREALSDIGVQGITVTEVKGFGRQKGHTELYRGAEYVVDFLPKVKVEAAVDDALVERVIEAIEGAARTGKIGDGKIFVSALEQVIRIRTGETGQDAL, from the coding sequence ATGAAAATGGTGACTGCCATCATCAAGCCCTTCAAGCTCGACGAGGTGCGCGAAGCGCTTTCCGACATCGGCGTGCAGGGCATCACGGTGACCGAGGTCAAGGGCTTCGGCCGCCAGAAGGGCCACACCGAGCTGTACCGCGGCGCCGAGTACGTGGTCGACTTCCTGCCCAAGGTGAAGGTCGAGGCCGCGGTGGACGATGCGCTGGTCGAGCGCGTCATCGAAGCCATCGAGGGCGCGGCGCGCACCGGCAAGATCGGCGACGGCAAGATTTTCGTCTCCGCGCTGGAGCAGGTCATCCGCATCCGCACCGGCGAGACCGGCCAGGACGCGCTGTGA
- a CDS encoding AraC family transcriptional regulator yields the protein MSIWDFAHDPSGVQKLLEVGAQAGLPPKALLQGTRLTPGQLADPQAALSAVQELRVIGNLLRLLGHPPGLGLEIGLRCHFSTFGMWGYGLVSSATLGDALDMALRYIHLSFAYSVIEKVVRGDEVLLTFSPPDIAPGLRRFVVEREMGTAVALLQDVGGPAFRLSAFGLQSGRGRIYAVPEKLRTLCGAPVAAGGAGYRLAFPAQWLAYRPPTANPTTAAMCEQVCQRLLERRRAATQVSELVKEYLAVSTSPAIPTLEAVSRLTSTSKRTLKRRLQREGQSFRALVSDGRAELAAELVRDTSQPLGDIAARLGYSSPSCFSQAFKRWHGVSASEFRKART from the coding sequence ATGAGCATCTGGGACTTCGCGCACGATCCGTCCGGCGTGCAGAAACTGCTGGAAGTGGGCGCGCAGGCCGGCCTGCCGCCGAAGGCCCTCCTGCAGGGAACCCGCCTCACGCCCGGCCAGCTTGCGGACCCCCAGGCGGCGCTGTCCGCCGTGCAGGAGCTGCGTGTGATCGGCAACCTGCTGCGGCTGCTGGGCCACCCGCCCGGCCTGGGCCTGGAGATCGGCCTGCGCTGCCACTTCTCCACCTTCGGCATGTGGGGCTACGGCCTGGTCTCCAGCGCCACCCTGGGCGATGCGCTGGACATGGCGCTGCGCTACATCCATCTCTCCTTCGCCTACTCGGTGATCGAGAAGGTGGTCCGGGGCGACGAAGTCCTGCTGACCTTCTCGCCGCCGGACATCGCGCCGGGCCTGCGCCGGTTCGTGGTGGAGCGGGAGATGGGCACCGCCGTGGCGCTGCTGCAGGACGTCGGCGGGCCGGCCTTCCGCCTCTCGGCATTCGGCCTGCAGTCCGGCAGGGGCCGCATCTACGCCGTCCCGGAGAAGCTGCGCACCCTGTGCGGCGCGCCCGTGGCGGCCGGCGGGGCGGGGTACCGCCTGGCCTTCCCGGCGCAGTGGCTGGCGTACCGGCCGCCAACGGCCAACCCCACCACGGCGGCGATGTGCGAGCAGGTCTGCCAGCGCCTGCTGGAGCGGCGGCGCGCGGCGACCCAGGTCAGCGAACTGGTCAAGGAGTACCTGGCGGTGTCCACCTCGCCCGCCATCCCCACGCTGGAAGCGGTCAGCCGGCTCACCAGCACCAGCAAGCGCACGCTCAAGCGGCGGCTGCAGCGGGAAGGGCAGAGCTTTCGCGCACTGGTGTCCGATGGCCGCGCGGAGCTGGCGGCGGAACTCGTGCGCGACACCAGCCAGCCGCTGGGCGACATCGCCGCGCGGCTGGGCTACTCCAGCCCGTCATGCTTCTCGCAGGCCTTCAAGCGGTGGCACGGCGTCTCGGCGTCGGAGTTTCGCAAGGCACGCACTTGA
- the amt gene encoding ammonium transporter, with product MKKLLASLLLGLGLMASVPLALAQAPESAAAPSAVAAPAEMAAPAPAAAPVQAADAAPAEAAPAAAPAPKLDSGDTAWMLTSTLLVILMTIPGLALFYGGLARSKNMLSVLVQVFVVFSLISVLWALFGYSFTFGGEGLFVGGAEKLFLKGIAPDTLSGVLPTIPEYVFVAFQGTFAAITVALIVGAFAERIRFSAVLIFSVLWFTFSYIPMAHMVWGGGLLGQDGALDFAGGTVVHINAGIAALVGAYMVGKRIGYGKEAMTPHSLTLTMVGASLLWVGWFGFNAGSAGAANGAAGLAFINTVLATAAATLSWLAGEMLHKGKASMLGAASGAVAGLVAVTPAAGFVGPMGAIVMGLVVGPLCLWGVGGLKRMLGADDAFDVFGVHGVGGIVGAILTGVFAAPSLGGTGGATPDTFAMGAQVWVQAKSVLVTVVWSGVVAFIAYKVADLLVGLRVSEEAEREGLDISSHGETAYTR from the coding sequence ATGAAAAAACTGCTTGCCTCCCTGCTGCTGGGGCTTGGGCTGATGGCTTCGGTGCCGCTGGCCCTGGCCCAGGCGCCCGAGTCCGCCGCCGCGCCCAGCGCCGTGGCCGCACCGGCCGAAATGGCCGCCCCCGCACCCGCTGCGGCCCCCGTACAGGCCGCCGATGCCGCGCCCGCCGAGGCGGCACCGGCTGCGGCACCTGCGCCCAAGCTCGACTCGGGCGACACCGCCTGGATGCTCACCTCCACGCTGCTGGTCATCCTCATGACCATTCCCGGCCTGGCGCTGTTCTACGGCGGCCTGGCGCGCTCCAAGAACATGCTGTCCGTGCTGGTGCAGGTCTTCGTGGTCTTCTCCCTCATCAGCGTGCTGTGGGCGCTGTTCGGCTACAGCTTCACCTTCGGCGGCGAAGGCCTGTTCGTGGGCGGCGCGGAAAAGCTGTTCCTCAAGGGCATTGCGCCGGACACGCTCTCGGGTGTGCTGCCGACGATTCCCGAGTACGTGTTCGTGGCCTTCCAGGGCACGTTCGCGGCCATCACCGTGGCGCTGATCGTGGGCGCGTTCGCCGAGCGCATCCGCTTCTCCGCCGTGCTGATCTTCTCGGTGCTGTGGTTCACCTTCAGCTACATCCCCATGGCGCACATGGTGTGGGGCGGCGGCCTGCTGGGCCAGGACGGGGCGCTCGACTTCGCGGGCGGCACCGTGGTGCACATCAACGCCGGCATCGCCGCCCTGGTGGGCGCGTACATGGTGGGCAAGCGCATCGGCTACGGCAAGGAGGCCATGACGCCCCACAGCCTGACGCTGACCATGGTGGGCGCCTCGCTGCTGTGGGTGGGCTGGTTCGGCTTCAACGCCGGCTCCGCCGGTGCGGCCAACGGCGCCGCCGGCCTGGCCTTCATCAACACCGTGCTGGCCACGGCAGCGGCCACCCTGTCGTGGCTGGCGGGCGAGATGCTGCACAAGGGCAAGGCCTCGATGCTTGGCGCCGCTTCCGGCGCGGTGGCAGGCCTGGTGGCCGTGACCCCGGCTGCGGGCTTCGTCGGCCCCATGGGCGCCATCGTCATGGGCCTGGTCGTCGGCCCGCTGTGCCTGTGGGGCGTGGGCGGACTCAAGCGCATGCTGGGTGCCGATGATGCGTTCGACGTGTTCGGCGTGCATGGCGTGGGCGGCATCGTCGGCGCCATCCTGACGGGCGTGTTCGCCGCGCCCAGCCTGGGCGGCACCGGCGGTGCCACGCCCGACACCTTCGCCATGGGCGCGCAGGTCTGGGTGCAGGCCAAGAGCGTGCTGGTCACGGTGGTCTGGTCGGGCGTGGTGGCGTTCATCGCCTACAAGGTGGCCGACCTGCTCGTGGGCCTGCGCGTGTCCGAAGAAGCTGAGCGCGAGGGCCTGGACATCTCCTCGCACGGCGAGACGGCCTATACCCGCTGA
- a CDS encoding 2Fe-2S iron-sulfur cluster binding domain-containing protein encodes MFSLFSRPRPVAATVNGQVIDVLPKETILSAALRHGIAFPHSCRVGGCAACKCTLVSGQVRQLTNAAYILSDEDLDKGCILACQSVPRGDVRIEVDQSSTARRTRARVLSRERLTHDIVRLRVQLEEALPYRAGQFAILEWDALPGVQRSYSFASPPSPDGQADFFMRQVPGGAFSGFVHGPQELAGQHLNVQGPLGDFWLRPGSAPLLMVAGGSGLAPILAMLAEQPQDAAQRPVHLCFGARSTADLYAQDAIAALQARWGARFTYAPVLSAEPEGSAWTGARGLVADAIPSALAGTCEAYLCGPPPMVDAALAQLLRAGARREHIRADRFTTLDDRLTARASATL; translated from the coding sequence ATGTTCTCTCTTTTCTCCCGCCCCAGGCCGGTGGCCGCCACGGTCAATGGCCAGGTCATTGACGTTCTCCCCAAGGAAACGATCCTGTCCGCCGCGCTGCGCCACGGCATCGCGTTCCCGCACAGTTGCCGTGTCGGCGGATGCGCGGCCTGCAAGTGCACGCTGGTGAGCGGGCAGGTCCGGCAATTGACCAACGCGGCCTACATCCTGTCCGACGAGGATCTCGACAAGGGTTGCATCCTGGCCTGCCAGAGCGTCCCGCGCGGCGACGTCCGGATCGAAGTGGACCAGAGCTCCACCGCCCGGCGGACCCGGGCCAGGGTGCTCTCCCGCGAGCGCCTGACGCACGACATCGTGCGCCTGCGGGTGCAGCTCGAAGAGGCCCTGCCTTACCGGGCGGGCCAGTTCGCCATCCTGGAGTGGGACGCGCTGCCCGGCGTGCAGCGCAGCTACTCCTTCGCCTCCCCGCCCAGCCCCGACGGCCAGGCGGACTTCTTCATGCGCCAGGTGCCGGGCGGGGCCTTTTCCGGCTTCGTGCACGGGCCGCAGGAGCTTGCGGGCCAGCACCTGAACGTGCAGGGGCCGCTGGGCGACTTCTGGCTGCGCCCGGGCAGCGCGCCCCTGCTGATGGTCGCCGGCGGCAGCGGCCTGGCCCCGATCCTGGCAATGCTCGCCGAGCAGCCGCAGGACGCGGCACAGCGCCCCGTGCACCTTTGCTTCGGCGCGCGCTCCACGGCCGACCTCTACGCGCAGGACGCCATCGCGGCGCTCCAGGCCCGCTGGGGCGCGCGGTTCACCTATGCCCCCGTGCTGTCCGCCGAGCCCGAAGGCTCCGCGTGGACGGGCGCGCGCGGCCTGGTGGCGGACGCCATTCCGTCAGCGCTTGCCGGAACCTGCGAGGCCTACCTGTGCGGCCCGCCACCCATGGTCGACGCCGCGCTGGCGCAGCTGCTGCGCGCCGGCGCCCGCCGCGAGCACATCCGCGCCGACCGCTTCACCACCCTGGACGACCGCCTGACAGCACGGGCATCCGCAACCCTTTGA
- a CDS encoding DUF1275 domain-containing protein — MRLLRHLMGSRRTVASNRTLGLLLAFNAGAVNAGGFLVVHIYTSHMTGIVAMLADNFVLGNMKLVLGALGALWAFMSGAGTTAIMVNWARHRHLRSTYALPLLVEAVLLLLFGLVGAIMLSWPTPFAVPLAVLLLAFLMGLQNAVVAKMSSAQIRTTHVTGTVTDLGIEMGKALYWNRSGAPPERQVRANRQRLALHAGLLGMFLAGGLLGAAGFKYLGFICVVPLALALLLLALPPLWSDRQRLHLAWRQWRQRHGGAPSHLPPPLA; from the coding sequence ATGCGCCTGTTGCGTCATCTCATGGGCTCCCGCCGCACGGTGGCCAGCAACCGCACCCTGGGCCTGCTGCTGGCCTTCAACGCCGGGGCGGTGAACGCGGGCGGCTTCCTCGTGGTGCACATCTACACCTCGCACATGACGGGCATCGTCGCCATGCTGGCCGACAACTTCGTGCTCGGCAACATGAAGCTGGTGCTCGGCGCCCTGGGCGCGCTGTGGGCCTTCATGTCGGGCGCGGGCACCACGGCCATCATGGTCAACTGGGCGCGCCACCGGCACCTGCGCAGCACCTACGCGCTGCCGCTGCTGGTCGAGGCTGTGCTGCTGCTGCTGTTCGGCCTGGTGGGCGCCATCATGCTGAGCTGGCCCACGCCGTTCGCCGTGCCGCTGGCGGTGCTGCTGCTGGCCTTCCTGATGGGGCTGCAGAACGCCGTGGTCGCCAAGATGTCGTCGGCGCAGATCCGCACCACGCACGTCACCGGCACCGTCACCGACCTGGGCATCGAGATGGGCAAGGCGCTGTACTGGAACCGCAGCGGCGCCCCGCCCGAACGCCAGGTGCGCGCCAACCGCCAGCGCCTGGCGCTGCACGCCGGGCTGCTGGGCATGTTCCTGGCCGGCGGGCTGCTGGGCGCGGCGGGCTTCAAGTACCTGGGCTTCATCTGCGTGGTGCCGCTGGCGCTGGCGCTGCTGCTGCTGGCGCTGCCGCCGCTGTGGTCCGACCGCCAGCGCCTGCACCTGGCCTGGCGGCAATGGCGCCAGCGCCATGGCGGCGCGCCGTCCCATTTGCCCCCGCCCCTGGCCTGA
- a CDS encoding GGDEF domain-containing protein produces MDHVPSGHDPGMRLLRFSDGLEQAFRRYHLGVFLVRMRWALLVAAALFLLFAALDAISLPQPLRSQVLALRLGLILPALALAWLATYLPRLHGWLQWIGGAASLVCGLGVVGIVGVARAHAFPLPYEGIILVIFAFYFLTGLRFMPAVLCGWLTFAAYLGMEVLAGTPGKVLLYNTFFLGTANVIGTAGCYFLEYAVRQHFLSQRQLQEMAEKDFLTGLLNRRAFSARAESAWRQAQREKHAVGVAMMDVDYFKRYNDHYGHAAGDDTLRKVAQVIGQHARRPLDIVARYGGEEFVGLWYDVSAQDMQALLERMRAGVAALDLPHAASDAAPRVSISIGLAYLQPQPGEGIEDALRLADVALYLAKEQGRDRVVCKLPDRRDTTG; encoded by the coding sequence GTGGACCACGTTCCGTCCGGGCACGACCCCGGCATGCGGCTGTTGAGGTTTTCCGACGGGCTGGAACAGGCGTTCCGGCGCTATCACCTGGGTGTGTTCCTGGTGCGCATGCGCTGGGCGCTGCTGGTGGCGGCAGCGCTGTTCCTGCTGTTCGCGGCGCTCGACGCCATCAGCCTGCCCCAGCCCCTGCGCAGCCAGGTGCTGGCGCTGCGCCTGGGCCTGATCCTGCCGGCGCTGGCACTGGCCTGGCTCGCCACCTACCTGCCCCGGCTGCACGGCTGGCTGCAGTGGATCGGGGGCGCGGCCTCGCTGGTCTGCGGGCTGGGCGTGGTCGGCATCGTCGGGGTGGCGCGCGCACACGCCTTTCCCTTGCCCTACGAGGGCATCATCCTCGTCATCTTCGCGTTCTACTTCCTCACCGGCCTTCGCTTCATGCCCGCCGTGCTCTGCGGCTGGCTGACGTTCGCGGCCTATCTGGGCATGGAGGTGCTTGCCGGCACGCCGGGCAAGGTGCTGCTGTACAACACCTTCTTCCTTGGCACCGCCAACGTCATCGGCACGGCGGGCTGCTACTTCCTGGAGTACGCCGTGCGCCAGCACTTCCTGTCGCAAAGGCAGCTGCAGGAGATGGCGGAAAAGGACTTCCTGACCGGGCTGCTCAACCGCCGCGCCTTCAGCGCCCGGGCCGAGAGCGCCTGGCGGCAGGCCCAGCGCGAAAAACATGCGGTGGGCGTGGCGATGATGGATGTGGATTACTTCAAGCGCTACAACGACCACTACGGCCACGCGGCGGGCGACGACACGCTGCGCAAGGTGGCCCAGGTGATCGGCCAGCACGCGCGCCGCCCGCTGGACATCGTGGCCCGCTATGGCGGCGAGGAGTTCGTGGGCCTGTGGTACGACGTGAGCGCGCAGGACATGCAGGCGCTCCTGGAGCGGATGCGTGCCGGCGTCGCGGCGCTGGACCTGCCGCACGCGGCCTCGGATGCCGCCCCGCGCGTCAGCATCAGCATCGGGCTGGCCTATCTGCAGCCCCAGCCCGGCGAGGGCATCGAGGACGCGCTGCGGCTGGCCGACGTGGCGCTTTACCTGGCCAAGGAGCAGGGGCGCGACCGCGTGGTGTGCAAGCTGCCGGACCGGCGAGACACCACGGGATAG
- a CDS encoding GMC family oxidoreductase N-terminal domain-containing protein, translating into MHSTEFDYVIAGGGSAGAALAARLSENHHISVCLLEAGGQGDGLLVRAPAGVVAMVPGYGKINNWAFQTVPQPGLQGRRGYQPRGRALGGSSAINAMLYVRGQRQDYDGWAERGCDGWDWASVLPYFKKAENNAWGASAFHGAGGPLQVCDQQSPRPITQAFVEAARHCGIPTRRDFNTGDNEGAGLYQVTQFHDAHRRGERCSAAAAYLHPVLGQRPNLTVRTQVRATRVLFEGRRATGVEYRHGAQAHGVRARREVILAAGAFGSPQLLQLSGVGRPQDITPHGIRMVHELPGVGQNLQDHLDFILCFKTRDTDNFGIGLAGAAKLLGHMAQWRKDGTGMIATPFAEGAAFFKSDPSVERADLQMHFVISTVNDHARKLQWGYGYSCHVCVLRPHARGEVFLQSADPLAAPGIDPRFLSDERDLQALVQGAKRAREVLLAPPLAAYRQAELFGTTDGMSDAQWEHHIRSRADTIYHPVGTCRMGTDALAVVDPQLRVRGLDGLRVADASVMPTLVSGNTNAPTIMIAEKAADLILGTGPHASRKEGTSPC; encoded by the coding sequence ATGCATTCCACGGAATTCGACTACGTCATCGCCGGCGGCGGCTCCGCCGGCGCGGCCCTGGCCGCGCGGCTGAGCGAGAACCACCACATCAGCGTCTGCCTGCTGGAGGCCGGCGGGCAGGGCGACGGCCTGCTGGTACGCGCGCCCGCCGGCGTCGTGGCGATGGTGCCCGGCTACGGCAAGATCAACAACTGGGCGTTCCAGACCGTGCCCCAGCCGGGCCTGCAGGGCCGGCGCGGCTACCAGCCCCGGGGCCGCGCGCTCGGCGGGTCCTCGGCCATCAACGCCATGCTCTACGTGCGCGGCCAGCGCCAGGACTACGACGGCTGGGCCGAACGCGGCTGCGACGGCTGGGACTGGGCGTCGGTGCTGCCCTACTTCAAGAAGGCCGAGAACAACGCCTGGGGCGCCAGCGCGTTCCACGGCGCGGGCGGCCCGCTGCAGGTGTGCGACCAGCAGTCGCCCCGGCCGATCACCCAGGCCTTCGTCGAGGCCGCCCGCCACTGCGGCATCCCGACGCGCCGGGACTTCAACACCGGCGACAACGAGGGCGCCGGCCTGTACCAGGTCACCCAGTTCCACGATGCGCACCGCCGGGGCGAGCGCTGCTCCGCCGCCGCCGCGTACCTGCACCCGGTGCTGGGCCAACGCCCGAACCTGACGGTGCGCACGCAGGTGCGGGCGACCCGGGTCCTGTTCGAGGGCCGGCGCGCCACGGGCGTGGAATACCGCCACGGCGCGCAGGCCCACGGCGTGCGCGCCCGGCGCGAGGTCATCCTGGCGGCGGGCGCCTTCGGCTCGCCGCAACTGCTGCAACTGTCGGGCGTGGGCCGGCCGCAGGACATCACGCCGCATGGCATCCGCATGGTCCACGAGCTGCCCGGCGTGGGCCAGAACCTGCAGGACCACCTGGACTTCATCCTGTGCTTCAAGACCCGGGACACCGACAACTTCGGCATCGGGCTGGCCGGCGCGGCCAAGCTGCTGGGCCACATGGCGCAATGGCGCAAGGACGGCACCGGCATGATCGCCACGCCGTTCGCCGAGGGCGCGGCCTTCTTCAAGAGCGATCCGTCCGTCGAACGGGCGGACCTGCAGATGCACTTCGTGATCTCCACCGTCAACGACCACGCCAGGAAGCTCCAGTGGGGCTACGGCTACTCCTGCCACGTGTGCGTGCTGCGGCCGCATGCACGCGGCGAGGTCTTCCTGCAGTCCGCCGACCCGCTGGCGGCACCCGGCATCGACCCCCGCTTCCTCAGCGACGAACGCGACCTGCAAGCCCTGGTCCAGGGCGCGAAGCGCGCCCGGGAGGTGCTGCTGGCGCCCCCGCTGGCCGCGTACCGGCAGGCCGAGCTGTTCGGCACCACCGATGGCATGAGCGACGCGCAGTGGGAGCACCACATCCGCTCCCGCGCCGACACGATCTACCACCCGGTGGGCACCTGCAGGATGGGCACGGACGCCCTGGCGGTCGTGGATCCGCAACTGCGCGTGCGCGGCCTCGACGGCCTGCGCGTCGCCGACGCCTCGGTGATGCCGACGCTGGTCAGCGGCAACACCAACGCGCCCACCATCATGATCGCCGAGAAGGCCGCCGACCTCATCCTGGGCACGGGCCCGCACGCCTCAAGGAAAGAAGGAACATCGCCATGCTGA
- a CDS encoding alkane 1-monooxygenase codes for MMLFHYLKYFLFHAVGAAACAALLAGGAWTALGLAAVLAYYIAGDALLGDDRSTPRFKLPGLLTAQLWLALPLVGAIVFAMVWSVSPADFAGLGQAIERLTGYDALAARAATTWWQHAAGMLLTTLMIGICGTIPAHELTHRTWDPVSMLVGRWLLAFSFDTNFSIEHVYGHHRYVSTTEDPATAPRGRNVYHHIVASTLKGHRSAWRIEKRRLQRAGQWVVSPRNAVIRGALMSALLLGAAWWVGGAMGALAFTACALGAKALLEIVNYMEHYGMVRNPALPVQPRHSWNTNRRISSWSMFNLTRHSHHHAQGEVPYQDLQPMPEAPQMVSGYLTTIVIALVPPLWHRLMTPKILEWDRVHASSEEKLLARRANAASGIRALQAQA; via the coding sequence ATGATGCTTTTCCACTACCTGAAGTACTTTCTCTTCCACGCCGTGGGGGCCGCGGCCTGCGCGGCCCTCCTCGCCGGCGGCGCCTGGACGGCGCTGGGGCTGGCCGCCGTGCTGGCCTATTACATCGCCGGCGACGCCCTCCTGGGCGACGACCGATCCACGCCCCGCTTCAAGCTCCCGGGCCTGCTGACCGCGCAGCTCTGGCTGGCCCTGCCGCTGGTCGGCGCGATCGTGTTCGCCATGGTCTGGAGCGTCAGCCCGGCCGACTTCGCGGGCCTGGGCCAGGCGATCGAGCGCCTCACCGGGTATGACGCGCTGGCGGCCCGCGCCGCCACCACATGGTGGCAGCACGCCGCCGGCATGCTGCTCACCACCCTGATGATCGGCATCTGCGGCACCATCCCCGCGCACGAGCTGACGCACCGCACCTGGGACCCGGTCTCCATGCTGGTCGGGCGCTGGCTGCTGGCCTTCAGCTTCGACACCAACTTCTCGATCGAGCACGTCTACGGCCACCACCGCTACGTATCGACCACCGAGGACCCGGCGACGGCGCCGCGCGGACGCAATGTGTACCACCACATCGTCGCCTCGACCCTCAAGGGCCACCGCAGCGCCTGGCGCATCGAGAAGCGCCGCCTGCAGCGCGCGGGCCAGTGGGTCGTGTCCCCGCGCAACGCTGTGATCCGCGGCGCGCTGATGAGCGCCCTGCTGCTGGGCGCGGCCTGGTGGGTCGGCGGCGCCATGGGCGCGCTGGCATTCACCGCCTGCGCGCTGGGCGCCAAGGCGCTGCTGGAGATCGTGAACTACATGGAGCACTACGGCATGGTCCGCAACCCCGCCCTGCCGGTGCAGCCGCGCCACTCCTGGAACACCAACCGCCGCATCAGCTCGTGGTCGATGTTCAACCTGACGCGCCACTCGCACCACCACGCGCAGGGCGAAGTGCCCTACCAGGACCTCCAGCCCATGCCCGAGGCGCCGCAGATGGTCAGCGGCTACCTGACGACCATCGTCATCGCGCTGGTCCCGCCGCTGTGGCACCGGCTGATGACGCCGAAGATCCTCGAATGGGACCGCGTCCACGCCTCCAGCGAAGAGAAGCTGCTGGCCCGGCGCGCCAACGCCGCCAGCGGCATCCGCGCCCTGCAGGCCCAGGCCTGA
- the glcE gene encoding glycolate oxidase subunit GlcE — MDSALAQTLERVRAALADRTPLRVRGGGTKDFHGARPLTGQPLDTRALTGIVAYEPSELVVTARAGTPLAELEALLAAHGQCLPFEPPHYASGATVGGMVAAGLSGPARASVGAVRDYVLGVELVNGRAELLRFGGQVMKNVAGYDVSRLMAGSWGRLGVLTEVSLKVLPVAPAEATLRFACTQAEALARLNAWCGQPLPLNASRWAEDGGQGVLSLRLRGAQAAVQAACRTLGGERQDGTAAASWQACRDQRLPWFAQRGAGHALWRLSVPDTAGVLALPPGAGAPLVEWHGALRWVQAPPACGPALHAAAAAVGGGATLFRAASADGAGPGGHFDPQDPAAAAVQARVLQAFDPHGIFC, encoded by the coding sequence ATGGATTCCGCCCTTGCACAGACCCTGGAGCGCGTGCGCGCCGCCCTTGCCGACCGGACCCCGCTGCGCGTGCGTGGCGGCGGCACCAAGGATTTCCACGGCGCGCGCCCCCTGACGGGGCAGCCGCTGGACACCCGCGCGCTCACCGGCATCGTGGCCTACGAGCCGAGCGAGCTGGTCGTCACCGCGCGCGCAGGCACGCCGCTGGCCGAACTGGAGGCGCTGCTGGCCGCGCACGGCCAGTGCCTGCCCTTCGAGCCGCCGCACTACGCCAGCGGCGCCACCGTGGGCGGCATGGTGGCGGCGGGACTGTCGGGCCCGGCGCGCGCCAGCGTGGGCGCCGTGCGCGACTACGTGCTGGGCGTGGAGCTGGTCAACGGCCGGGCCGAACTGCTGCGCTTCGGCGGCCAGGTCATGAAGAACGTGGCGGGCTACGACGTCTCGCGCCTCATGGCTGGCAGCTGGGGGCGGCTCGGGGTGCTGACCGAGGTCAGCCTCAAGGTGCTGCCCGTGGCCCCGGCCGAGGCCACGCTGCGCTTTGCCTGCACGCAGGCCGAGGCGCTGGCGCGCCTCAATGCCTGGTGCGGCCAGCCGTTGCCGCTCAACGCCAGCCGCTGGGCCGAGGACGGCGGGCAGGGCGTCCTGTCCTTGCGCCTGCGCGGTGCCCAGGCCGCGGTGCAGGCCGCCTGCCGCACCCTGGGCGGCGAGCGGCAGGACGGCACGGCCGCCGCCAGCTGGCAGGCCTGCCGCGACCAGCGCCTGCCCTGGTTCGCGCAGCGCGGCGCTGGCCATGCGCTGTGGCGCCTGTCCGTGCCCGATACGGCCGGCGTGCTGGCGCTGCCGCCGGGCGCGGGCGCGCCGCTGGTCGAATGGCATGGCGCGCTGCGCTGGGTGCAGGCACCGCCCGCGTGCGGCCCCGCGCTGCATGCGGCGGCCGCTGCTGTGGGCGGAGGCGCTACTCTTTTCAGAGCTGCTAGCGCTGATGGGGCGGGCCCTGGAGGCCATTTTGACCCGCAAGACCCTGCTGCCGCCGCCGTCCAGGCGCGGGTGCTGCAGGCCTTCGACCCGCATGGCATCTTCTGCTGA